In Mugil cephalus isolate CIBA_MC_2020 chromosome 19, CIBA_Mcephalus_1.1, whole genome shotgun sequence, the genomic stretch attattattattattattatgtcctGTCTCCTTCATAGAGcaggtttatttttcatgttgttcTCTAATAACTAACCTCCATGTTGCTGCTGATTCTTCCTTAAAAACGGTTTGAAAACGGTTTAATTAGATTTTCCTCAACATGTTCTGGTGATTATTAATGATCTGATGATCAGCTGATTCATGGATTCATTGGTCAGAGTTTAAAGATGTTTCTGTTAAAGCGTCGGTTTGATCTGTGACGTCACTCGTCTGTTTTTATGAGATTGTATGAAGTCATGTTTAGTGAGAATCCATTAGTTTAATGAtccgctctgattggctgatgctGCTGTGGTTCCACTAATGGAgacacaacaaccacacaaacactcagatGCAAAGAGACAAACTATTTCATcaggacacaacacaaccagaaaaacatgaacaggactcacaacacaaagacacacaactaCAGACAGATGCACGGAGACGCACAAAGTTCCTCTGAGACCACGCtgttcatgctaagctaagctaagctaagctaagcaggTGGTTGTTGTGAAGGTggagagttgtgtgtttctttccatCACGTCATAAAGTTGTGTTTTCCATTCGTTTCGTTGTTTTTCGTTGTGTCTTTTCATTGTGCGTCTCTGTAGCTGTTGATTGTCTCTTTGTATCTGTCTgtagtttgtgtgtctttttgttttgagtctgtgtagtttttattttccatgtgtgtctctttgtgccgttgtgtctctgtgcagtTGTTGCATCTCTTTGCATCTTtgtagttgtattttttttcttttcatcacgTCTTCATATTGTGTCTCTTTCTCGAcgttatgttgttgttttgcatctttttattGTGCGTCTCAGCAGCTGTTTATTGTAGTTGTGCATCttttctgtgtctcattctggttattgtggttgtgttgtgtcttcGTGAAGTTGTTTATCGTCTCTTTGCATCCGTCTGAGTCTCACATtgttcatgctaagctaagctaagctaagctaggctaagctaggctaagctaggcaGGTGCCTGTTGTGAAGGTGGAGAGTGAGTTCAGCCGAGGACAGAGGTGGTGAAGGAGAGAACAGTTGGTTctctggagggaggaggagggaggaggagggaggaggtaacCACAGCAGCAGTCGGCTGGGCGTCGGCCCGGCTGGACCGGCTGATAaacaggaggggaggagggggggaggaagggggaggaggggggaggaagagggagggtggACCAGATGAAAGACGTTGGGTCAGTGGACGTTTGTCCAGGGAGGAACTTCCTCTACAGACGCCTCATGTTTGGAGACAAGGTGTGTGTCCTCTCAGCAGGATTACACCTCCCCCCGtctctcccccttcctcccccccgtctccccccttcctcccccactctcctcccccccctcctcccccgtccctCGAGGAGTTTCCAATAACATCAATCTGTCTCTGGCTTGTGTTACTCTCGTCTTCACGTCTCATTAGTGTCGATCAGATCTGGAACAAACACGACTCGACTGGATCAGAAccacgtccacgtccacgtccacgtcctcgtcctcgtcctcgtccacGTCCTAAACACCCGTCCAACGAGTTAAACGAGTTAAACGAGTTAAAGCTGGTCAGAACCGGTTCTGATCTTCATCCAGgtcacaacaacagacaaacacattctgCTTAAAGTAGTAACGCAcataaaaaaagatgttttttttttattgaacacaaCGTGGAAACATTGATGGTAGAAAACCTCTGGACTAAGTTCTGGTTGAAGCTCCTTCAGTTTCCTTCACGTCTCTTTTCTgacattaaacatatttaaatgttatttgttcAGACAGAATCTCTTCGTTTCCTCCAGatctttaatctttattttattttgcctctaattaaaacacaaacgTGGATTCATCCTCTGCTGAAAGTTCTCAACAGTCTCTGCACGTCCAGGAAGTAGACCGGGCCCGTTCTCTGTCCTCAGGCTCCTgatgaactcattcattcattcattcattcattcattcattcattcattcattgactcattctctgcttgtttctctgcagctgatTCAAACCAACAGGACGTTCGTCTGCAACATGCAGAAGGtaaaacagtcactaaacatcaGCTGATTCACCCTcgacatcattattattattattatcatcatcatcattattattattattattattattattattattattattgttagtatTATTATGTggttgtagaaaaaaaagatggataaaaatatagaataaaatatagaaacactaaaaacaatagcaatattgtaataaaaagtaataaagctGCTGATGGTCGTACATAAAGTTTTATACCAGCATGTATTCAGGTCACAGCCCTGACTCATAGCTAGCGTTAGCTCATAGCTAGCGTTAGCTCACACATCAACACAGCTTCCATCACATTAAACTAACCCTTTGTGGTTGTAATGACCTGGTGTCGTGTCTCAGGTGGAGGGGCGGGTGACTCCGGTCCTGCCTTCTTCCCGGGGCCCCAGTACTCCGGGTTCTCCGGCCGCCGGCATCACGGTAAAATCAGCGACGGCTTCAATGAACATTCAGAGGTTTGGTTTGTTCTGACTCTGGTTCCTGTGTTCAGGCGCGAGTCAACGATCAGGTGGTCGGGTACAGAGACCTGGCCGCTCTGCCCAGAGACAAGGCCATTCTCCAGGTAGAGAGACCCGACCTCATGACCTACCAGCCACACCTGAGCTTCTCCCCCCTCGACCCCCCACGCAGAGAGGTACACGTTAGCCACACTTAGCCTCGTAGCATAACTGAacgttttcagaaaaaaagcagcacattgGTTTTATTATTGACATTGAAGTCAAAAAGGCTAACGACGTGTTAGCCAGGTTACATGTACACGCTAACACACGTTAAATGAAGACATGTTACATGTATGTTGATGTTATGCAGTGATcacattaattattttgtttttattaaaataaacaaacaccagTTTAGGTTTGTTGTTGAGAGCTAAAGTCAACGGATGAAAAGCTACAGTTAGCCTCTGTAGAGCTAACTAATGAACAGCTACAGTTAGCCTCTGTTAAGCTAACTAATGAACAGCTACAATTAGTCTCTGTTAAGCTAACTAATGAACAGCTACAGTTAGCATCTGTTAAGCTAACTAATGAACAGCTACAGTTAGCATCTGTTAAGCTAACTAATGAACAGCTACAATTAGTCTCTGTTAAGCTAACTAATGAACAGCTACAATTAGTCTCTGTTAAGCTAACTAATGAACAGCTACAGTTAGCATCTGTTAAGCTAACTAATGAACAGCTACAGTTAGCATCTGTTAAGCTAACTAATGAACAGCTACAATTAGTCTCTGTTAAGCTAACTAATGAACAGCTACAGTTAGCCTCTGTAAAGCTAACTAATGAACAGCTACAATTAGTCTCTGTTAAGATGACTAATGAATAGCTACAGTTAGCATCTGTTAAGCTAACTAATGAACAGCTACAGttagcatctgttagcatctgttAAGCTAACTAATGAACAGCTACAATTAGTCTCTGTTAAGCTAACTAATGAACAGCTACAATTAGCCTCTGTTAAGCTAACTAATGAACAGCTACAATTAGCCTCTGTTAAGCTAACTAATGGACAGTTACAGTTAGCCTCTGTAAAGCTAACTAATGAACAGCTACAATTAGCCTCTGTAAAGCTAACTAATGAACAGCTACAATTAGCCTCTGTTAAGCTAACTAATGAACAGCTACAATTAGCCTCTGTTAATCTAGATAATGAATAGCTACAGTTAGCCTCTGTTAAGCTACTTAATGAATAGCTACAATTAGCCTCTGTTAAGCTATTTAATGAATAGCTACAGTTAGCCTCTGTTAAGCTACTTAATGAATAGCTACAATTAGCCTCTGTTAAGCTAACTAATAAATAGCTACAGTTAGCCTCTGTTAAGCTAACTAATAAATAGCTACAGTTAGCTTCTGTTTAGctaaatgttgtttaatgtgatGAGGTTGTTGTGGGTGTAACAGCTGATTGATGAGtgaataatgtttgtttgtctgcagcgtTCTCTGTCTCCTCCGTCCACGTCTCCAACCAGGTCTCCTGAGGTAAAACATTTCAATTCAACATCTCTGTCATATTTaccggttttatttatttattcagtaaaaACAGCTTCAGCTACATAAAACTACGCTCTAACATCACAAGTCTtcctgacaaacaaacaaaataaataataaaaagaaagagaaatataaAACTAGCAGAATAAAACGACATCACGTCCCAAATAACTAAttacagaggaaataaatagaTAACGTTAATTAATCCAGTCATAATGTTTGTAGCTTTATTCTCATAAACGATTAGAATGAAATGAACCAGATAACGTCGTCCTTCAGATGAACCTCGGACCAAAATGTtcagaaatattcagaaatGTTCAGAAATGTTCCAGTCCGTCACCGTCGGGTCACAACCTCGACTTTTAGAAACACAAAGCTGTGACCGACTCTTCATCTTCTCGTCTTCTTCAGCTTCAATCGCTGCTTTGTCCTCTCAGGGTTGAAGGGAACAGAACTCGTCTCTGTTCTCAGCAGCTTCACGTTCCCGGAGAATCTCATTCACCTCAGAGGCCGAAAAACTCCAGAGGaaacttcactcattcatttcatcaggTTCAACCTCCAAACaaaaccatagaagaagaagaagaagaagaagaaaatagaaGATTGTAAACGTCATGATATTACAAAGAATGCTAAGCTACGCTAGGTTTAATGTTTTTACCATAGACTGGATATAAACATGGggcagctcctctaaagtgaagacaaagctagtagagctcctcctggtggctggaggctgcagtataggtcataagctccaccccctccatgttagtgggcgggacttgagcCGCAAAAacttaaatacacatcaaataattttaattttaaggaCGGTTGTTAATATGTTGTTCAATGTTCAAGTGTCCGTTTTGtggatagttttttttgttctagttATTTGACCctttagaaacaggatgtgacatcatggtgaacaccagttgccatgccaaccgttCCATAAAGAGGTCCAGTGGGATAGTgagttgtaaaaactatttgtaaaaattgtagctggtggaggtggagcagagcgattaataaaaccaaaacacaactgagtctggaggaagagtgggcggggcatcgatctCGtagctccgccctcagaccgtactgatcagactctggctccaaactcaaaagaaaattgtatcagtttggaccaatgaaaggaagtggagacacatcGTGCATACTTATATACGGCCTGTGTAGCTTAGCGTGCTAgcaggctaacattagctaagtAGCAGCAGGTGAGCGGAGAGGAGCAGGAACCCTCCCTGTCAGGGCTCGGGGTCAAAGGTTAACCTGTGTTTATGGTTCAGGTGAAGGGGCGCAGGGCAGAGAGTGACAGCGGCTCCCCCGGAGGATCAATGCTGCAACTGCAGGCTGAACGAAAGATCAGCACCAGCCTGCAACACTTCCACCGGCCAGGTAACGTCCAGACCAGGGCCCACGAGCCAGAAATAACCAGTAAATAAGCACAGATCCATCCCTGTGATCGGTTCAGAGCGTTAGGGTTAATTCTTTATGTTTAATGAAGTATCCTTTTAGATTTGAACACGTTGCTGCCACCAAATTTCAAATATGTGTGAATTGCATTGAAAGACTCTTTCACGAGTCCACTACATGAAGTAGACATTTTTAGAAAGTCTTCTGACGTCCTACAATGACACCCTCGAGTTGACATTTTGAATTTCCAGCCCTGTGAAGAGTTAATGACTTCTAGTTTCACACTTTGTaaatcgttagcctaatagcatgatagcataatagcataatcactaaaaagaagaagaaaaaaaaacatgttctagCTGCACATTGGTGTTTAATTGATAAACCAGATGTTTCCTCTGGTTTAGAAactgattttattgttttattaatattattatttatatttattatttattatttccagACAGATTAATAAACCTGGTACAAATGAATCTTTAATCTATTAATGATTCTTTGTGTTTCTCAGATAATGGGACCAACATCTACCGGAAGCCTCCCATCTACAAACAAGGTAAATAGCTTCCTCCTCCCAGCtattcctgctcttcctcctcctcctcctccttcatcttcttctttttcttcttcctcttcctcctcctcctcctcctcctcctcctcctcctccctgtctccaGACGGTAAACCCGTGGAGGGTCGTGGTGTCGTCCAGTCGGCAAAGTTCCCAGCAGCTCAGCCTCCAGACCCCAACCAGCCCTCCAAGATAGAGACGGAGTACTGGCCCTGCCCCCCGTCGCTGGCCTCCATGGGTAACGCCCCCTCGTTAACGAGCCGCACAGGTGAGTGGAGCTCGGACAGGAAGCTCGTTAACGCTGAGCTCGACTCTTACAGAGATcgaatggaggaagaagaagctggaggaggaggaggacgagttCGAGGACCTGACGGAGGAGGCGAAGACGctgcaggagcaggagctggaAAAGGTTCAAACTAAAACTACGACCGATGATCTGAACTTTTCAAACAACgtcttatttcctcttttttattgaaaaaaacaaatttatgcaaaaactaaactttaatTTAGAGATTTTAGAACAGATAGAATAGATGAAACAGCTCCTCTACAGTGAAGCCGAAggtagtagagctccccctggtggctggaggctgcagtacaggtcataagctccgcccctccaTGTCAGTGGGCGGGAgttaaaccaaactaaaacactaaaatacacgtcaaataattttatttcagggatggtttcagttatttattatcAGGGAGTTTATATGATGTTGAGTCTTTTTTAGGATCAAGAGTTTCTGGTTTAatctaaataattattttctttcctctttgttGATCAGATCAAATCCAACCTGGGACGTCTGatcctgaaggaggagaaggagaaagccGTCAACTACCGGAGGAAGACACAGTCTCTGCCAGACAGAACCCACATGCACGGCAGtaagaccagaaccagaaccagaactagaaccagaactagaaccagaaccagaaccagaactagaaccagaactcGTTCTCAgattctctctgtttgtctttcaggtttGTCAGCGAGTGCTTCCAAGTCTCCATCACGATCAGCTCTGACCAGAGTGAGTTTATATACGTCTacatgaggaaggaaggaaggaaggaaggaaggaaggaaggaaggaaggagggagggatggatggaaggaaggaaggaaggaaggaaggaaggaacgatGGAAGGAACgatggaaggaagggaggaaggaaggaagaaaggaaaagaaggaaggaaggatggatggatggaaggaaggaattgaggaaagaaagaaggaaggaaggaaggaaggaaagaaagaaggaaggaaggaaggaaggaaggaaggaaggaaggaaggaaggaaggatctAATCTCGTGTTTTTCAGATGCAGTCAGCTGAGTTTTCCACAGATGGAGATAAAAGTCGACCAGGTAcgagtttcctttatttcctttatttcctttaatcctttaattcattaataattaataataaaacagatcTAATGTGACTggtgttatttgttgtttttctcatccTGTTTTACAGCTGCTCAGGTaaattattctttctttctatctgtcTGTTGGGTTTCTGTTAATGTGACCTGTGACCTGGTCCAGATCCTCTATCTGGGGTTAATTCAACCAGACCTGGAGACCTGGACCAGGTCCTCCACAGATCCATGAAACACATCAGAACTAAGACCTGGACCAGGTCCTCCACAGATCCATGAAACACATCAGAACTAAGACCTGGACCAGGTCCTCCACAGATCCATTAAACAGATCAGAACTAAGACACGAACCAGTTTAATTTGGTCCGGACTGAGGTTGAACTGTGTCTTGTAGAACGGTGAAGCTCGGAGGGAGCGCATGGACCGAGGGAACTCGCTCCCCAGCATCCTGGAGCAGAAGGTGATTCAACAGGACGTTTCCTCCAAATCTCAGCTCTAAATGTCTGGTAGAGTAGAGTAaacaagcagagctccccctggaggctggaggctgcagtacaggtcataagctccaccccctccatgttagtgggcgggacttgggccgaactaaaacactgaaatacacgtcaaggatggtttcagtcatttcaggtcATAAATATAATGTTATTAATGTTCAAGCATCAGTTTTCTAGATAAATTTTGTTTTAGGTCGTTATTtgatgctacagaaacaggatgtagctggtggaggtggagcagagcgtagtgttaattaaaccacaacaggaggagaggtggcgtccatatttatatacagtctatgctccgGTCATTTATacaaaaccaatgcattattattattattattgttattattattattattatttaaatccaACTGAGAACCAAACTCATTCAGCTCAGACAtcagaataaacaaaagaatttgctaaaatctaaatttatttctatttaaaaacaagctgttcacataaaaacaatgaaattcttcTAAAATATATGGATCATATTTTATCTGTTATAAACTCGTCTTATTTCTGTCACATCAcagatttaattgaattaaatggaGCGAGTGTTTTTAGGGTTGATTGATGCTCATTAGATCCTTCAGGAACAGTAGAAATGCTGATGAacagatggtgatgatgatgatgacgatgatgatgatgatgatgatgatgatgatgatgatgatgatgatggtgatgatgatgatgatgctgatgatgatgatggtgatgatgatgctgatgatgatgatgctgatgatgatgatggtgatgatgatgctgatgatgatgatgatgatgatgatgatgatgctgatgaacggatgatgatgaagatgatgatgatgctgatgatgatgatgacgtcTCCTCCTCAGATCTACCCATATGAAGCTCTGATTGTGACCCATAGGGGGCGCATTAAGCTGCCACCAGGAGTCGACCGCACTCGTCTGGAGGTTTGTACAGGACGTGATGCTGTGTTTGATCAAAgactttaatgtaaaaatgCAGTTAAAGTGGCTGCTGTTCCCAGCGCGTCCACTAGAGGTCTCTGTGTTTTACAGGAGACCAGGGGCGACACATTTAATGATGTGAAAgtgacataaaacacaaatattctgcttttaatattttaattcatattatatttatatgtataatataaCTCAGCTgtaagatgaagatgaagaagcatTAATGAGAAGAGAGAAACTGAGTCTCAGAACGTACAGAAACTAAACACGTTCAtagaacaaagacaaacatctggatctattcacacattcacatgtgATGAGACACGTTGAACCATCCGTTAACGTTACGTCTTTATCTGActcatcgtttttttttaaggatttctTCTACAAATCAcaggaaaatgttgatgactcaccTGCAGTTTATCCAATAAAATGTTTCCTTGAACTTAGAGagtaataatacaaatacaggTCATGTGATCAGTTTAAATGTCTCGGCTCAAATTTGACccgtatgcaaaaaaaaaaaaaaaaaaaaaaagtgtaaaaaggacattttcatggtttttatgtttatttattattttaacacaagAAAAGAACCTTTCACCATTTTAGTTATAGGTGCCAAATGGGTAAGTTGTGTAATTGATGGCAATTTCAGTTCAGTCATTAATTAGTGATGATCGGTAACTTGATGATTtagttgcatttaaaaatattaacgTCTTACAATATTTTACTCATAGTGTTCaagttatttcatattttaaagctgagaagaaagaaataagagtTTGTAGCTTTGAGAAGAAACACGCCTCAACCCCACGCTCCGTGGAAGGTTCAGTGGAAAAACTACACTAGTAAATACTGAAAGTctctaataaaaaaagaaagtgtcaaaTATGTCAAATATGAAAGAACCATGGATCATAGAACACGTTTTAGTTGCTCTGTGGATCAAATTTGGttcaatttagattttttttttttttttttttttttttttaatgaaaacgaGTCGTTGattgaaagaaaacatttcatcgTGTTCAcctgaatatgaatgaatataagTTAGATGTGAGGTGAAAAATGAAACTGGAtgataaacatatttttttattattattattaaacgtTGTTCCTCGTTCTCCTTCAGAGGCATCTGGCTCCGGAGGACTTCCTGCGGGTCTTCGCGATGCCCATGGCCGAGTTCGACCGCCTCTCGCTCTGGAGACGAAACGAACTGAAGAAGAAAGCTTCGCTTTTCTAACAGGAAGTGACCTCGTCCCAAAAAGataggaaacaaaaacactggaCGAAGCTttgaaaggaggaagaggagaaacaaccAGGCCATGACTTCAGATATTTAAACCCACACGGAGATTTGTTGTGTTAGTCCGCGCAGAAGACGCGTCTATAACTAACAGTAGCCCCGCCCCCAGCGTGGATCCGACCAATCAGGATGGTCCTCATTAACCCTTTACCTCCACCGATGCACTGACACTCATCCACGATACCTGTGCTGCACTTATAACCTCACCTGCTTGCAAACCATCATTGTGtctcatcatcataatcatcttcatcatcataatcatcttcatcttcatcaccatccgCGCTACACGGTGATTAGCTTTTAGCTTAGGTTAGTTGTTCTGGTGGGGGTGGAGACATCGTACCAAGGCCACGCCTCCTGCCCCGaatccaaacacaaacatcgTGACCTGGACCAAACAAAGCCGCCATGTTGAATGTTGTGAACGATCCCTGTACCTTCACAGTTTTCTATACGGACATTACTAATGActgctagctagttagctagctagctacataTCTAACAGGCTAACTAGCTAGATTAGCTCAGCTCAGCAGTTCAGCCTTAAGTTTGGGTTTTCTGAGCTTGTCAAGCTGGTGATATAgcgagctagctagctagccagagctagccagctagctagctagctacatgTGTAATCAGCTGTGTGGTTCGACCCCGACACAAGGTGGCGCCTGCGTCCTTTAAATcatccaacaaccaatcagatcgCTTCGTTCCTACAGGAGCCTCACAGggacaaaccaaaaacattgGTTTGAATCAGAGTTTGAAGAACAGActaataaaattatttaaagccAAAACTTTAAGCttttacatttgtgtatttaatatttaatgtgtgaacatatttataatatttaacaaCAGTAATGTTACATTTAGTTAAAAACATTAATGTCCCTTTAGACTGAACCAGACATTCAGACTGTTTTAACGCGTGTTTAACAGTAGAGGGCGACGTCTCGTTACTGAACTCTTTCAGATTCAAACCAGATTCATCTTTAGATGCTGATGCAGAGTCTATTTATTACCaggagctttttatttattcactgcaTCAGTCTGTGAGGTTTATTTGATGATCGTCTTCgttgttgtacagttttcttACGTTGTGGCTTCAGTCTGAATAAGATCAACATGTAGGGTCGGTCCTGGACCCTGAGCTAGAACGTCCGTCTCATCCATCGCTTCGTCCTGTTTCTGTTGTACCAGTCAAATAAAACGCTGACAAACGTCTCGTCGTCTTTTGTCTTCAACCCTCTGGGTTCATGAAGGTTTTGATTCAGCTGCAGAAAACTGAGACAAAGACGCACAAAACTACCACAAAGACACAGGAAATGACCTCAGAGATGCAAAGACAAGCACAAGGGGACACGAGAcgacaacagagacacaatgaaAGACAGAGGACAATGATAACAGACCAGAAAGACTCAAACTAAACTAATGCTGGAATAGTTTCACCTGGTTTTTCATGCAGAgttgtgtctgtgcaggtgggttcatttacattttggtAAATtctaatggaaataaaaatatattttaagttgAATGGTCTCAGGGCAGCAATGATGAGGACGTGTCAGTATTTAAAGCAGATTCATCCCTGGTCTGATCATCAAGAGAAAAACACCAGAGTCAAACTAAAACGTGTTACTAGAAACAGGGTTCAGGTCATTTATGGTCTAGTTTTTACTTTACTAATCACAAACATGGACGATTCCCACAGATTAAGATCAGAGACGACCTCCAACATTATTAAATTCACCAGATTTAACTGGTCCTGTTAGAACCAGGTTTAAAACATAATGAACCATTTTTTAGTTTCTGAATTAATCTCGTCTTCGTCTTCAACATGAATGTTTGTTGACGAATCTTTTGAACCAAATTTCGTTTCCTCTCAGTTAAACCACCTTCAGcaggaggtgatgatgatgatgatgatgatggtgatgagagTGATGCCTGTTGCTAGGGAACCAGTGGCCTCCCACGCCGGCCTGTGATTGGTCGGCCGCGGCGTCCGTCCTTGAG encodes the following:
- the dmtn gene encoding dematin, whose protein sequence is MQKVEGRVTPVLPSSRGPSTPGSPAAGITARVNDQVVGYRDLAALPRDKAILQVERPDLMTYQPHLSFSPLDPPRRERSLSPPSTSPTRSPEVKGRRAESDSGSPGGSMLQLQAERKISTSLQHFHRPDNGTNIYRKPPIYKQDGKPVEGRGVVQSAKFPAAQPPDPNQPSKIETEYWPCPPSLASMEIEWRKKKLEEEEDEFEDLTEEAKTLQEQELEKIKSNLGRLILKEEKEKAVNYRRKTQSLPDRTHMHGSLSASASKSPSRSALTRMQSAEFSTDGDKSRPAAQNGEARRERMDRGNSLPSILEQKIYPYEALIVTHRGRIKLPPGVDRTRLERHLAPEDFLRVFAMPMAEFDRLSLWRRNELKKKASLF